A single genomic interval of Musa acuminata AAA Group cultivar baxijiao chromosome BXJ3-4, Cavendish_Baxijiao_AAA, whole genome shotgun sequence harbors:
- the LOC135636278 gene encoding uncharacterized protein LOC135636278: protein MEVAANGRNAVVCPKPRWINPNRPWQTRNQAKPSALSDIFLSEDGEANQMSSSSPPFFAGSPPVRSTNPLIHDACFGDDKLVLPFLLHPAPPSVALEAPAKFRLQPAAMRVEGFECLDRDRRRGHGIAAIA, encoded by the exons ATGGAGGTGGCAGCAAACGGGAGAAACGCGGTGGTTTGCCCCAAGCCGCGGTGGATCAACCCGAACCGGCCATGGCAAACACG TAATCAGGCAAAACCTTCTGCGCTTTCTGATATTTTCCTTTCAGAG GACGGGGAAGCTAATCAAATGTCATCGTCGTCACCACCATTCTTCGCTGGATCTCCACCGGTGCGATCCACAAACCCACTGATCCATGACGCCTGCTTCGGCGACGACAAGCTGGTGCTTCCTTTCCTGCTACATCCTGCGCCGCCTTCAGTGGCTTTGGAGGCGCCCGCCAAGTTCCGTCTCCAGCCTGCCGCCATGAGAGTCGAGGGCTTCGAGTGCCTCGATCGAGACCGAAGAAGAGGCCATGGCATCGCCGCCATTGCCTGA